The Ziziphus jujuba cultivar Dongzao chromosome 1, ASM3175591v1 genome segment CCCACGCCGCTTATTTAGTGGGTGTTTTAAAGTcattgaaacttaaaaaaagcATGTACAGGACTATTGATTTTGTACTCTAAGTTCCTTCTTTCTCCAACatgatcttcttttcttttatttgtttttatcattGCATTTGCTTTACACTATTTCATACACCATCTTCAacatttaattgattaaaattaattttatgaaattaatcttcttttcaatttttacattTCAAAATATCACTGTTTTTGTCTTTGCTTTAGCTCTATTTAAACATTATTTTTGGAAGCGACTTCTCAAGACCAAACATTTGTTTCTTGAGTGTTCTATGATACATAGTTAGGAATTTATGGCACTCCCAACAACCCAccataagcaaaaataatatattaattaattacatataaaaactaattaaaaagagTATTTATCTTAAAGCACATTTGGTTAGGTAGCTAATACTTCATAAGAAAATTATACATATGTcaacaagaataaaataaagttttgacTAGGGATTTGGGAAATTATAGACACATAGTCATTGAACAGCTTCAGGATAATTGCAGGAAACGATATTGATGACCACAAGCAACAAAATAGGTACTTATTAGCTTTTGCATGGGTAGTGTAGATGATCAATATTGTTTGACTTTGACCATAAAATCGATTAGACAAGAACAAGATCATATGATGCGCTAATCTTGCTGGAACTCCATTGACATTGAATTTAGTCCATTTTCTCTCCTACATGTATACCAActgccttttcttattttaattatattattttctcatGTCTGCATGTGGTTTAAATATGTTTGGAATGATGGAATAGAAAGTGTGTGCCAATCCAATCAGTCATTTCTTTCCAATCTTGGTAGGTAcagattatattatattaattaattaaggttACCACTAAatcaaatgaaaagaaaaagcgCAGGGATTGGGGGATCTTGATTACCAACCAAACGCATGCTTTGATTCCCtgcttcatcatcttcatcattgctAACTCTATATGCAACCTTGACCAATTTAAAGGTAAATTACGTTTGGAGCAAGTTGCATTTATTCTTGATGTACATCAACTTACTATGCTTagagaaaaatgcaaaaaacTACAGAGctaaaaaaacgaaaaacagGTTCATACCtacaataatattaaagttctaaaaaaataaaaaaattattgaaaagtgTTTACGGATTTATGTCCTTTGAATTAAACGAATTTAATAAGAAAACTGAAACCCGCAGACCATTGGCCTATTAGCTCAGTTGGTTAGAGCGTCGTGCTAATAACGCGAAGGTCGCAGGTTCGAGACCTGCATGGGCCAACTAatgtctttctttcctaagaaatTTTTATGCACAACAATAAATGAATGCACAAGAGATCAGGGTACTACATAAGATGGGGAGTGAATAGAGGCAGAGAAAACCACATAAGCAACCCCACAACAGAAAATTATGGTGACCACCCACCCACATATGAACTTCAAGAGGAGTTTCCAGTTCACGTTCTGCAAAAACCAAGTACAAAAGCTTCTTTAGTTGAATGgggataaaatgaaaattagattAAAGGTAAAACAAAAGATGAGTTATACACTAAAGAAAATTACACAAGCTATTTTGGCTCACAACCAGTTTAAAAAGCTTGGATGAGTAGATGATCCAGCCCTCTTTAGTATGCTAGATTCTCTAAAGTTCCAGTCTAAACTCACCCGAGGGTCATCTGCCATTCCAACTCCTACTAAAGATCCAACAAAGGCATGAACGCTTGAAACAGGAAGCTTAATCCTATTTACCAGGATCATTGCTGCTACAGTCGACAATTGAGATGCTAATCCTCGTGAGTTGCTCATATAAGTCAGCTTGCCTCCTAGACACTGAGTCAGCCGCCATCCGCAGAGAAAATAACCCAGTGCAGCACCAAATCCACCAATCGCCCTAAACCACCAAGCCACGTTTACTGATTCCTACAAGGTTATATCTTATGCATCGTTAATATATTTTCTGTtgtatatcatttggtattgaaaattttgtaaactAATGCAGTAATGTTGCCAAATATTATTGTCTATGTGTTTGCCTATAGAGTAGCACATTCTTTTGTGAAGTAACCGAGTGGGACTGTCTTGGAATCAGACTGCAAAACTATACCAGGAAAGAGCTGAGGATGAAGGGTAATCTCAACTCACCATGTCTTCCCCATTTCCAGAATATTTTGCTCTGTGTGAGAATATTTCATGAATAGCTCCATATGGAGTCACCACAGCAGCAATTTCACTAGCAGATTGTATAAGCCTGCATATTCATAAACAAGTCCATCATTTAGGTTTTTTATGAAGCCATGGTCTAGAAAATTTTGTGCGAGAATTTCTGGTGGTTTTTAATCTGAGTATTAGAACATACGCAAATATACATGAAGCTAGAAGCTGAGGGTAACTGAATAACTCTTCCATTTCATCATATTTTTCAGCTAAAGCATGGCGAACAAGGGTTTGTCTGTCATATTCTGTTACCTATACAGTCATTTGAAATCATATAGATTAGAAGATTCAAGAAATGACCAAATCTTCTCGACATAATATTCTCCAAGGAATAATAAGGGAAGAAAGAGGAGTGTATAGGATACCCACTGGATCAAAAGTGGATTTTGCAAAATATCTGAAGAGCTCAGATACATTCTCAGTTGGTGTGGTTTTTCTTGTCTCCTGAAAGTTTTTGGTTTGAACCAAATGGTTCCGAGTAGACTCAAGCAGTTGTTTGAATGAAGCAGATTGATCTGTAATAGACAGAGAAACTGGTTGAGCAAGCTCAGAATCTTGGATTTGGTTAGGTGAACCCCAGCTTTGCTCGTCCTCTTCATAAACAGTTTCAAGGACTCTCATCTGCATGAAATCTTTCAGGGCATCTTCAACCTCTGCATCGGTGTCCGTGTTAGTGTTGTGTGCTTGGTCTCGGATGTCTACAGATTGATGCCTCAGagatgtgtttttcttttttgtcttggACTTCTGGATTGTATCAAACTTTTTGATGGCCAAAGGAACCACCAACACCTGTCACAGAGAAAATTCAGATGCTCAGCCAGCAAATAAGAAAAGAGAAGGATCCAACCATCCAACAAGTGTAGCCTTTGAATAGCTTACTAGAGATAATGCTGCTCCAATCAAGGTAGCGCCTACAACTGCAACTATAACTTCCCATCCATAGACAGTTGTTATATTTGGTATGATCTGCCATCCAATTATCATAggattacaaataaatatttggataaTAATGGAGAAGGAAGGTACTTGGCTCAGATATTGGTCTGGTAAAGTTTTATGTTGGTTGCCAATAAATTTGTGGGGTTTTAAAGATATCTCACGGTCTGGTTTCCTAATGGTTGTATGCTACTCAAACAGGTCAcaggataaaaaagaaaaagaaaaaaaagatggagGTTTATGAAGCAAAGTAAGATTTGGAAtcttgatcaattttttttttagtaatttgaCTCGATGAAAACGGTGTAATCTAAATATTTTCATGTTCAATGTAATCTAAGCATGATATAGCACAAAAAGCTGTTTCTTACAGGGCATTAAGGCTAATATTTAGCTATTGTTTACAAAAAGTTTCAAATCTTCAATTGAGAATTTTCACGAGGATCTGAGTAAATCCAAAACCAGTATAGAACCTGATACATGACAAAGAGGCAAAGCAATCCTGCAGATACTCCATAGTCAATTGGGAGAAAGACAAGAAtccttttttttgcattttcgtGGCGAAGAAGAAAAGCCTTCAAAGCGCTGAACATGAGGAATGCACAAAAGCAAGCAAGTAAAGGGGCAACAATCCATTCAAGGAATATCCAAAGGAGTCCTCCAACGCTGAAGTTGTGATTATTATTCTGCATTTTGCAGCGTCATTTATACACGAGAGAGATTAAAACATTACAGAGTCCTCTTTAGCCTTAGTCCAATATTTACATTGCCgttaaatttgttttcttacCTTATTCCACAAGGGAATGAAGCTAAAGCCTTCAGTGACAAGTATGGTTCCTAATAGTGCACCTTGGATCGATTGCTGAGACGAAACTGGTAACTCCAAGCATGTAGCCAGAGAAAGCCAGATTGCTGTCCAATACCATAATAaggatatttattgaatatgaCATGATCAAGTTGGATCttacaaagaaaaacaacattGAGTCAACTGCCAAGCAGGAGAGAAGAAAGAGGACTAGAAGAGTCTTACGACCATTTGGGGTTGTGAAAGGTCATTCTGTTTCTCCATCTTCTTAAGTTCACAACCTATATGGATGCAATTAATTAACCAATGGGATTATTAATACCTGTAGTGGTTAGAACAATTACAAAACTCCACATCAAGAAAGCTTCATTTGGTTGATGTTCTTGGAGAAACTGCAAAACAATACATAAAGCTTAACTTTTTAGctcttatttttattgaaagtaaAGGCAGGCATACGTAATAGGgtccaattattttttcttacataCATCAGAAAATAAATCATTAACAGAGCTGTTGCTTGCAAAAGCCGCTCCGGGAACATAGATTGCGCAAGCCATTAGGGATGCCTTTAGAAGGGTCAGAGCCCCAGATCCTACCGGTGAGGAAAACTGAGAAACAATTCAAGAGCATTTTCAGTGGAAGAAGATAAAGATGCAATATTGGTCTATGTGCATGCCTGGTTTTCTAGCTAACTTGGGCTTTAATATTGGTCATATATGCATGGTGGCAAGTTTCATGGCCATTCAAAGTTCATTTATTGGATGGGTTAGCACAGACCGGTGCTGGAAGATTGTTGGCTCCAGTCGAAAATGCAGTTGCAATTGCAGCAATAGCTCCAAGTATTGGTATCCATTGATAAGTCTCCTTCCATTTCCCAACAGTTTTAATGGCCAATTCAATGGAAACCAGGTCATTTTTCATGGACATTTCGTCCACCTGAGAGGTCTCTCCTGACTCAGTTCACCAGAATATTATGTCCAGGACAACAATATTAGCTAAAATTGACACATCGGATGAATCACCAAAAGAGTACTGTGTACTATGTATGACTACTATGAGCTTTCTTTCTTGTTGGGTCGTTTTGACATTTAGCAACATGTTGTTTTGTTGTGACATTGAGGCCTCAGATgggttttttaacttttatacaAATATACGCATTTTGAAGTTGCTTGTTGGAAAATCCAATGGGTGGTTGGCTCTGAATAGTGGATGAACTCTTGTTTCACGTTTTCAATGTGttcaatttttccaattttgcCGGACTCTATTAGCTGTGATGGTGAGTCAGCAATCTCTGCCTTTGCAGTGGTCCATGTGAAGCATTCATGCTGCTATTATTGCTTGTTTGGCCGTTTTCTAATACTCTTtataacataattttattttaaaaaataacaaataagggacatttattttttttttttcaactgagGTTAAATGCTAAAGGTGAAAGTGAAATTGAATCATAGTTAAGCATGGAACAATGACTTCGtcagttttaaaaattttccttcttaaaaaaaaaaaaaaaaaaaaggaaatatctcctcttttttttttaatttaaatttataagtgataaattattttttttaaagaaactaaaaaacgaaaataaaaaaatgctcaTCTTTCTGAAGGATAAAAATAGGATAAAGTGGCTTCACAACATGTAATGTTATCCATaaaaaagttttccaaaattgaAGTAGGATGAAACATATCAATTACGTCATCCAACTAATCCAACTAATTTTGctacaaattttgtttagatatTTAAACTGATCAATCAACAATAGTGACTCTACGCCCTATTATAGTTGTTGCCCAAATTGTGCATCCGTAGCTAAAATATCTCGCTTATTATCAAAAACTCACTTTTTGATGTGTCTAAATTGGTAGGtattggaattttaattttcagttgTTACATCAATTTAGAAAAATGAATTACGTATAAATGCcattctatacatatatatatataattttttttaattttttaatttttggctttcttaaaagaaaaaaaaaaaggtttataacTTTTTGCATCCAAAACTCTAgaactatttatatttatattctaatttgattagaaagaaaagaaaaataaaaagaaaataattacctTTCCACATCATATATCTTAATCCTTTTATATTTGATCTCCGTATTATTTTCTCCGTACTCTACTAACTCTATCCGTCTAGCTCTCATATTTTCCTCATCTCTTGCTctcatgtttttcttttaaaaaataaaagcatgtaagtaaaaaaataaaaaataaaaaaatataccagacaagtttcttttcctttttaaccTATTATACCAAAGGTATATCTTATAACAAACaacatcattaattaatttgttatcctctatatgtcatatatatatatatatatatttttttttaggtagATAAGCAATGTAATTCATCTTATTATCACATTGATCATGGCAATGAGGGGTGAAAATTCCAATGCTAcagataattattttgtttaattgtgATTAGACTATTTAAGTACCTTTTTTTCAGAATAATGATAAGAGAATAGCTTATCAAACCTTTGCTTTCGTTTTTCGTTtccatacccaaaaaaaaaaaaaaaaaaaggagtgctTTATATATATTCTAGGAAAGCAAACAAGTCAAATAACACCCAACACCCATTATATGTACTTCATGTaattccaaaaaaacaaaaaaacaaaaagaagaatgttagcttcaagaaaaaaaaaacctaaaagcgaaacaatattaatttaaattagtaACATAGTATTTTCAAATACACGATGaagatattttcaaaaagaaaaatttgaccAATTCTGAAGGAACATGAtttgcatgcatgcatgtattagaattattagtttaatatatgtatctatatgtaCGTATATGTGAAAATACATTGATAAACATGAACATTTAAGAATTTCTTATAGTCAATACATTGTACAGCAAGGAATCCCCTACTTGCCTACCTCGAAGCCATATTCACATTGCAATTCTCAAacccatatatatttaattatttttatatattattattattattattatactatattatatatatggtcaGCTCCTTCCcaagaagttgaaaattttggtgaaaGACAGAAACACAACATAAAGTCAAGAAACGCGTGCTCTGACTCCGACATAGTTTTGTTAATTCGTATTAATACCCCTCATCCGTCTGTGTTATTCTGGACCACCCCAACAATATACGCTAGAAATAAATCATATCCAACAGGGATGAAAATGACATTTCATTTCACCTCTGTCACCAGCCCCTCTCCCCCAAAACCCAAACTCGCATAAAAACCCTATTAGCACCGCTGCCGCCACGTAGCTCTTATGTCGTCACCAATGACGTTATCTCACATCGCTTAGTCGTCTTGCCCTTTTAACCTTATCCGTAAACATCGTATTACATGGTGCCACGTGGTAACATGCCGCAAAGCCAGCTGCGCATTGTTTTTGTCCCCACCTAGTGTGACCCAGGTGCTCCGAGGGCCACCCTACCCAAAAGCTCCTTTCTTCGGCGAGAAGCACGTGGTGGAAACATCTATCTCGACGCGTGTTGTAAATTTATTGGTTTAGCATGCGAACATATAGTGTTGACACAGCACCTGATGATTTGGTTTTTGAGTGGATATCAGATGACGTGTGGGGTCGAGCAGTATATGAACGTACACCCGTCGACGGGTCCCACATGGCTTTTTGAGCGGTCTATTATCTGTAAACGTGGCAGAATATGATGATGACACGGAAGCAAATGCAATGGAAGGTGGAAGGTAAAGAGCGCGTGGGCGTAGTTTTACCAAGTGCCAGTTGGCATTACTGGGCAGACTACTGGCCGACCTTatcctcttcttttttaatctttttcattttcattttttattttttttattttttattttttaaatccaatctggttggtttttgttttttattattattttaaataattttttattttttgttcattttgttCTCCAAAACCAAAAGAAGGAAGCATGGTATAttgtatagagagagagagagagggaaagagaaaaagggtgagagagagagagagagagagagagagattgggaTAGATAGAGAGATAACCAAAAACGAAACCCTAGATTTCTTATTGTTCCTGATAAACACAAAAtaactttgtttttctttgcgCTTTCAGATCCGAACTGTACGTGGGAAAGattcagattttattttttcaacgcAGTGGTAGGTATCAAATTTTCTCCCTTTGtttcttttcgttttttatTGGGTTTGTCTTGTGTGGTATAATTTGCATTCCAATTTGgcttgctgttttttttttttttttttttttaataaatatataaatttgatgatTTAGATTATGGGTTTGTGCATTTTTCGATATATGGGAACGGCATTGATGGGTCATTTTGTATATGTATGAATCTTATTTGGAAATTGGTGTTAATGCTTTATTCAGGGAACTATTCGGAttgttcaaatataatttttgtactgGCGGTGATACCCATTACAGATCCTGCCCAATTTATTGTCATTTGAAGGAGTCAATCCTTTGTTTGATTTGCAGCTGTAAGATCTTGAAAGGATATTTGGACTTGGGGATTTATACCCATTGAAAAGTAAGCGAAAATGATGTCTAAATCGTATACCAATCTTTTAGATCTAGCTTCCGGGAATTTTCCGGTAATGGTCCGGGAGAAAAAGCGGCTTCCGA includes the following:
- the LOC107412241 gene encoding phosphate-repressible phosphate permease pho-4 isoform X3; translation: MSMKNDLVSIELAIKTVGKWKETYQWIPILGAIAAIATAFSTGANNLPAPFSSPVGSGALTLLKASLMACAIYVPGAAFASNSSVNDLFSDFLQEHQPNEAFLMWSFVIVLTTTAIWLSLATCLELPVSSQQSIQGALLGTILVTEGFSFIPLWNKNNNHNFSVGGLLWIFLEWIVAPLLACFCAFLMFSALKAFLLRHENAKKRILVFLPIDYGVSAGLLCLFVMYQIIPNITTVYGWEVIVAVVGATLIGAALSLVLVVPLAIKKFDTIQKSKTKKKNTSLRHQSVDIRDQAHNTNTDTDAEVEDALKDFMQMRVLETVYEEDEQSWGSPNQIQDSELAQPVSLSITDQSASFKQLLESTRNHLVQTKNFQETRKTTPTENVSELFRYFAKSTFDPVTEYDRQTLVRHALAEKYDEMEELFSYPQLLASCIFALIQSASEIAAVVTPYGAIHEIFSHRAKYSGNGEDMESVNVAWWFRAIGGFGAALGYFLCGWRLTQCLGGKLTYMSNSRGLASQLSTVAAMILNVNWKLLLKFICGWVVTIIFCCGVAYVVFSASIHSPSYVVP
- the LOC107412241 gene encoding uncharacterized protein LOC107412241 isoform X1; translated protein: MSMKNDLVSIELAIKTVGKWKETYQWIPILGAIAAIATAFSTGANNLPAPFSSPVGSGALTLLKASLMACAIYVPGAAFASNSSVNDLFSDFLQEHQPNEAFLMWSFVIVLTTTAIWLSLATCLELPVSSQQSIQGALLGTILVTEGFSFIPLWNKNNNHNFSVGGLLWIFLEWIVAPLLACFCAFLMFSALKAFLLRHENAKKRILVFLPIDYGVSAGLLCLFVMYQIIPNITTVYGWEVIVAVVGATLIGAALSLVLVVPLAIKKFDTIQKSKTKKKNTSLRHQSVDIRDQAHNTNTDTDAEVEDALKDFMQMRVLETVYEEDEQSWGSPNQIQDSELAQPVSLSITDQSASFKQLLESTRNHLVQTKNFQETRKTTPTENVSELFRYFAKSTFDPVTEYDRQTLVRHALAEKYDEMEELFSYPQLLASCIFALIQSASEIAAVVTPYGAIHEIFSHRAKYSGNGEDMESVNVAWWFRAIGGFGAALGYFLCGWRLTQCLGGKLTYMSNSRGLASQLSTVAAMILVNRIKLPVSSVHAFVGSLVGVGMADDPRNVNWKLLLKFICGWVVTIIFCCGVAYVVFSASIHSPSYVVP
- the LOC107412241 gene encoding phosphate-repressible phosphate permease pho-4 isoform X2 is translated as MSMKNDLVSIELAIKTVGKWKETYQWIPILGAIAAIATAFSTGANNLPAPFSSPVGSGALTLLKASLMACAIYVPGAAFASNSSVNDLFSDFLQEHQPNEAFLMWSFVIVLTTTAIWLSLATCLELPVSSQQSIQGALLGTILVTEGFSFIPLWNKNNNHNFSVGGLLWIFLEWIVAPLLACFCAFLMFSALKAFLLRHENAKKRILVFLPIDYGVSAGLLCLFVMYQIIPNITTVYGWEVIVAVVGATLIGAALSLVLVVPLAIKKFDTIQKSKTKKKNTSLRHQSVDIRDQAHNTNTDTDAEVEDALKDFMQMRVLETVYEEDEQSWGSPNQIQDSELAQPVSLSITDQSASFKQLLESTRNHLVQTKNFQETRKTTPTENVSELFRYFAKSTFDPVTEYDRQTLVRHALAEKYDEMEELFSYPQLLASCIFALIQSASEIAAVVTPYGAIHEIFSHRAKYSGNGEDMESVNVAWWFRAIGGFGAALGYFLCGWRLTQCLGGKLTYMSNSRGLASQLSTVAAMILVNRIKLPVSSVHAFVGSLVGVGMADDPRVSLDWNFRESSILKRAGSSTHPSFLNWL